A stretch of the Orcinus orca chromosome 1, mOrcOrc1.1, whole genome shotgun sequence genome encodes the following:
- the CD2 gene encoding T-cell surface antigen CD2 produces MSLTCKILTSFLLIFTVSTKGEVSENTEVIWGCLDHDINLDIPGFQMNDGVADTRWDKNKIKIAQLKQDKPPYQITDTYVMLKNGTLKIKALKRNDSDVYTVSVYDLNGKNILEKAFDLKVQEMVSKPVISWSCTNRTLICEVAKGSDPQLKLFINETRIKESHQKVITYKLKSKRTESFNCVASNNVGAQTSTVTISCSEKGLDIYLIIGICGGGTVFLVFVALLVFYISKRKKQRSRRNDEEMEIRGKRLTPEERGWKPHQIPGSTPQNPAMSQTPPIPGHRPQAPAHRPRPPGPRVQHQQKKRAPPTLGKQVHLQKGPPLPKPRVQTKPPCEVEENS; encoded by the exons ATGAGCCTCACATGTAAAATCTTAACCAGCTTCCTTCTGATTTTCACTGTTTCCACCAAAG GTGAGGTCTCTGAAAATACTGAAGTCATCTGGGGTTGCCTGGATCATGACATCAACCTGGACATTCCTGGTTTTCAAATGAATGATGGGGTAGCAGATACACGATgggacaaaaacaaaatcaagattGCACAATTAAAACAAGACAAGCCACCTTACCAGATAACGGACACGTATGTGATGTTAAAAAATGGAACTCTGAAAATTAAAGCTCTGAAGAGAAATGATAGCGACGTCTACACAGTATCTGTATATGATTTGAATGGAAAAAACATATTGGAGAAAGCATTTGATTTGAAGGTTCAAG agaTGGTCTCAAAACCTGTAATTTCCTGGAGTTGTACCAACAGAACCCTGATCTGCGAGGTAGCAAAAGGAAGTGACCCTCAATTAAAACTGTTTATAAATGAGACCCGTATCAAAGAAAGTCATCAGAAGGTCATCACATACAAGTTGAAGAGCAAACGGACTGAATCATTCAACTGCGTGGCGAGTAACAATGTCGGTGCCCAAACGAGCACGGTGACCATCAGCTGTTCAG AGAAAGGTCTGGATATCTATCTCATCATCGGCATTTGTGGAGGAGGCACCGTCTTCCTTGTCTTCGTGGCACTACTCGTTTTCTACATTAGCAAGAGGAAAAAACAGAGGAGTAGGAGAAATG ATGAAGAGATGGAGATAAGAGGGAAGAGACTGACCCCTGAGGAAAGGGGCTGGAAGCCCCACCAAATTCCAGGCTCAACTCCTCAAAATCCAGCCATGTCCCAAACGCCTCCAATACCTGGTCATCGTCCCCAAGCACCCGCTCATCGTCCCAGGCCTCCTGGCCCCCGTGTCCAGCACCAGCAGAAGAAGAGGGCTCCTCCTACCCTGGGCAAACAAGTTCACCTGCAAaaaggccctcccctccccaagcctcGAGTTCAAACGAAACCTCCCTGTGAGGTCGAAGAAAACTCGTAA